attttattattataactaattattatcatattaacaaaaatatcaaattttaccCTCATTCTAAACTCTAATATAATtctcacatttttttttcaaatttttattaaaagattaatgtgataattaatattatattaattaactataaatatattttcttatattttgacaaataaactccaaaaaaaaatatttattaaatagttgactgaaatataaaaatgtttgtCTTTTTTAATGATAGAGAAAAAAactttattacaaaaattcaaaaacctaaaatttaaaatccatATAAActcatataaaaatcaaaatcttaatcaataatatttaacGGAAAATATTGAAATCACATGACACGAATTCGAAACTTAAGCTCTTCACGGAACACGAATTCGAAACTTAAGCCCTTCACATAACACAAATTTGAAATTTGCTATTAAATGAGGTGTTTTGGGTATGCGGTTTTTGAGATTAGCTTCAAAATATGTGGTAGTTTTTACCCATCCAATACATAACTCTGAGTATTTACTAAATAGTTTActgaaatataaaaatgtttgtctttttaatgataaagaaaaaaaaaactttattacaaaaattcaaaaacttaaaatttaaaatccatataaactcatttaaaaatcaaaattctaaTCATGGCCGattttgatacataaaaaaaattgtaacaaataAAACGAGTTTCAAGTAGCaagtttgattttatgttataTCAATTGTATATGAAGTATATGCgtgtatataaaattattgatctaatattgactaaaatattttcaatgtcaataaaattaatcattaaatcaattgaattatcataaataaataaataaaatcaattcaattaaattaatcatattttttaacatgaTTTACCCATTTTCGCATCCGTATCAAATCACTAATACCCAAtttgattttgtcaattttaactaaaatccaACATGcatgaatgataataataaacaaCCCACCAAAACAATATTTAGTCTTGATTATTTATAAGACTATTTTGATACACGTAAATAAAtgttataagtaaaaataaggATGTCAATGGATAAGGTTTAGGTAAGGTACTATAATACTTGACTTATGaccgcaatttaaaaaaatatttatactcaTGCTCATATCTTCATGGGTgtgaattttaatatatgtaccTTTATCCTTTTGATATCTTAGTGCGCGTACTCATACCCATTACATGCACTTTAACAAAAAAGATTGATAAATAATCgctattgttgtgattaaatttaaaaaatttccaagtattttaaatccaaatcataaagtattataaattaaaatattttctaactcaaaatatatcaaacaatTTCACATTATTACAATAAActtccaaaataatattttatgaggTATATGGGGTGAGATGTGTATTATAGTATTTGAACATGCATTTATACGCGTCCAATTTTATGGATAATTACGTGTCTCTATATTTATATCTATACTCATTATACTGGTTTTTACCCTACTCGCAATGAATCTTTTATTCAGGTACCACTAGGTCTAAATCTAACCGTCATTTCCTAAAATGGCCTTTTTTTGtcaattgagaaaaaaaaaacttaaaaaatagtAGATGAAACAAAATTGCCCTGTAAtctttattagttttatttgaagagaataattaatctttcaaaaaaattattttagttgatagATTTTTCGCATTCAACGTgttttagttaatttattttcagcatttcaaaatcatttattcGATATATGTCAATATTTCATATTCTTTGTagtcaatgttttttttttgatatttttttacatctTCCAAAGCTCGAAGTGTTATAAACACATTATAGCTTGAAGAgatataatagatattttataattggtTAATTAGTTAAGTTGATTAGTAAGTTAAACTAACTAGTTAATTGTTTCTCTAATTCACTATAAGTGTGTTGTAAAATTTATGTAATCAACTCTctctattattaataatattcaatttatttatctttaattgtCTCTTATCAatgaattaaatcaataattgtatgatataattacaaaaaaaaacctaatttaaTTGTACTTGTTGTATCAAATGAACAAGTACCACGTCTCTCCGCAATCCTAAATGTTATTCACTTTATTGATATAAGAAATGGAAGAGATAGAGAGTGAATTGTTAGAAGAGCAAATGAGAGAATAAATTAAGTAGATACACAATTTTTAGTAGAAAATAAAAGGGTGGTTTGATATTTTagacaaacaaaaaattgttttatgtttgAGCGATCTACAAAAATTACAACTCTTGTCTCTTCGTTCACTAATTTGTCTAATTAATCTTTTTATAGATATGTTATGTATATGATGCTCATAGCCTCATAGTGTGTTATATGATTATGATCGATAAAATTTGATATGTGAAATATAAATCCatggaaattttttattataattaattttgtgagataaaatttattgtataaTTTGCGAGAACATAATCGTTGAGAGGCTACCATTGGAATGAATTATGCTTGAAATAAGGCATAAGTAATCTTAGTatagattttgtaaaaaatcaaacatttgAAGTGAATTTATAGGTGTATTCAGTTTTATATGatttgaaatgattttaaaataagtctTAGTGTATTTAGTCAGAATTTAGTGTATTTAGTCAGAATTGGATTAAGGAGATGAGaactatattttagaaaaaaatgtgTTTGGTTCATTTTTTAGTAGGATAGAGATGCAAAATtctcataaattaatttttactctCTTTCCATTTCAAGGGAatttggaaaagaaaaatacattataataaaaaaaaactgttaAAAATTACttcatttaaatttctttttgaatAAGATTTGTCTTTATTTCTCCTCCCTCCGTGCTAACTATTACTCAACCACaacattttataatttacaaaaagttattaaaaacttttaaattctgatgtattatttctattttgttttgttagactttttagttgaaaaaattatttctgaccagataaaatttatatatattttcatttaatatttctCTAATATTCCTCTCTTAAATCTACAGCTATCTTTATTATACATTTTCATCTCTTATGAtttctttattgttttttatttcatcATTTTCTCTCATCCTTTTAACCTATTTACTCTCTCTCTTCTCCACTTCTCACACTTTTTCCTACGACGACATACcttgtgtttttttctttttatttcatcattttctctcctccttttaaCGTTTACTCTCTCTCTTCTCCACATCTCACACTTTTCCCCATAACGACATAccttgtgttttttttcttttcacacataattgtaaaattttggATTCGAATGCAAAATATGACATTTAACTTAACAATATTAACatttgtcaattaaattaaaacttaagACAATATTATTGTTTTCTACTTCTTCATATttctatgaaaaatatatatgtgtcTTTTCCTTATCGTCCAATATATTTTCTATAAGAAATTGTCACAACTACGAtatcaaaaaatcaaataatatgttCCTACTCCTTAAACTAAATAATGaacattttaagaaaattaatgttGTTCTTaccaatttaaataataaagttaaCGTTTCAGTAtacatatattttgttttgttataatTGTTTGTATGAATATTTACgtaatatgatttaattttatactatttgatcaatattatattatacataTTAAGGTGATGGAATTGTGATATTTTAGGTTGATTGGCGTGGTATAATCTATAAAATAACGGGTATCATTGTAGTGACTATCAAAGTAAGAATGAATTAATATGTTTTGTATCTTTGAGAAATTCAAGTGAGATGATAATTGTtgacaaaacaaatataaaaggAATTAAATCACTCTGAACCACGGACTTAACCTACTCAAAACATGGACagatatttattcaaataattaaatttaagtaGTCCTTATTGTGATCAAATGATTTTAGTTACCAAACAATCAAACCAAAACTACTTTTCCATCCAAAGTAACAAACATTTTAAATATGATAATCTCATAGCTACTGTTATCACCATGTCTTATTTTGACATATGACAATAACAATGACCactataaaatttgaaatatatgaagaAATTAATACTGATGCTATGTTTTTATTCaactatattatttaattatgatttgttttcATCCACTATTTTATAATTAGATGTTTACAACAAATTTATCACGTTATTGAAAAAACCTATAAATCCATGAAGTATTTCTTAACCATGTgaattcttaaaatataaattaattaaatctaagctaagaaatgttttaaaaatcttattagtaattcaattataaaatgttatttaaattttacatcacattttatttatttatataaaagtagTTTCTTAAAATCTCAATACAATACAATCTCTCCCTATATctcaaatttttaagttttataacTAATTAAGCATATTTATCATGTCAAGTTGAACTCAAAATATCTCAAAACAACTTCTATTATAAACTCCAATATCATATTAtaccaatttcttttttaatttttaaaatatttttatttaagttttatacaataataaataaataaaaacttagaTACATATTTTGTGgttataacaaattttaataataatataaatttaataaaattatgatcgattaaattaaaaatcatacgTAAAGTATCTAATTTTAATAGTGTATTACTATTGTCCagacaaattttaatttcaaaaccataaataataaatatatgttggTGAAAGAGTTGccttaaacaaaaaaatgttagtttgtttttttaataaaataaaataaaatgaaaggcccaaatactttctcaaagagTTATGTATTGGATGTAAAAATTACCACAACTTTGAAACAAAGCCCAAACACCACAGGCCCAAAACACAACAGACCCAAAACACCTCctttaaatatttgaaaccctaattgttgTTGTCTCTGACTCTGCACTCTCTTGGCCGAAAATCGATACTCAGGTAGCGCCCCCTCCTTCTCCATCTATTGATTCATGTCATTTACAGTGTAATAGCTTAAGTTTCGAATGTGTTCCGTGATTTCAATATTATTGGTTAATATTATGATAGGCATATTTTGATGTCTTTGCGGTAAACTTTGATTTTTTGATTAATCGATTACACTATTTTGTGTTAATTCATTGATTTGTTTTTGGAAAATGTACACTTTTATAGGTAAGCCGCCATGGTGAAGCATAACAATGTTATCCCTAACGAACACTTCCGTAAGCATTGGCAAAACTACGTGAAGACATGGTTCAATCAACCAGCAAGGAAGACCAGAAGACGATTgggtaattaattatattttcatgatctcaattttaattgttatttttctttagcTTTAAACTATGGAATGTTAGTTTGAATTATATAGTATTTCTGGTTGATTCATTTCTGTTGACATGTTTGTGATTTCTCTTTTTTAGCCCGTCAGAAGAAAGCAGTTAAGATTTTCCCTAGGCCTACTGCTGGACCACTAAGGCCATTGGTTCATGGTCAAACTGCCAAATACAACATGAAACTTCGTGCTGGTAAAGGATTTTCCCTTGAAGAGTTGAAGGTATAATTGCTTGTTCTCATATTTGTATCTTATCTTAAGATGATTCTGTATATTATCGTTAGTGTTGTTCAGCTTTATAGTTACAGTTcacatttagtttttttaaggCAGTAGTATGCTACTGGAATATGTTAGGCATAAATAATGTACCTCAATGTATTAGTTCAAAAACAATTGTTTCTATGGCGGAACACATTTTAtattgtttgtgtttttttgaCTCCACTGTACTATTTAGAGATGAGTTGTTATGTTTAGCTATTTGATTTCTTCGAATATTCTCATTAATAATCTGTTGCAAATACATTGTGTTTGAATTTTGCTAAATCACCGTGTGAACTTTACTTGGGCAAGAACTCTAGTTTTAGCTTTGTTAAATCACCGACAGTGCATTGGTAAGTGAGAATTATGAATTCACTGTGGATCTGTACATAGGCTGCAATGTACAGTGGATTCATTATTCTCAGTGAAAAGAGTAATGTGTGTAGGATAACCTGTTTCATTGTGACTGACTTTAGTTTGATTGGGTGCAAAGATCTTTATTTTCAACTATGGAGTACAATTATGGGTTATAAATTGAGGAGTTAcactttatattttatgttttggtAATAATATTGTATTCATTTGTATTGCAGGCTGCTGGTATTCCCAAGAAGCTTGCTCCAACCATTGGCATTGCCATTGATCATCGCCGCAGGAACCGTTCTTTGGAAGGCCTGCAAGCTAATGTGCAGAGGCTGAAAACATACAAGGCCAAGTTGGTTGTTTTCCCAAGACGTGCACGCAAGACCAAGGTAATGCAAGaaattcaaacatatttttcatttttggttTGAAATAGCTTAGTGGCGAAACTCACAGACTATTATAAGTGTCTTGTAGCATTTTACCATCACAGCTACACCTACCTGACAGTTCAAATGTATCTTTTATGATGAGGAATTTTCCTTAATTTTGATACCATGTCTGCTAGACATTCACACAAcccatttatttgtttttgcaGGCGGGTGACTCTACACCTGAGGAACTTGCTAATGCCACACAAGTCCAAGGCTCGTACTTGCCTGTTGTGAGGGAGAAACCAACTGTAGAACTTGTCAAGATCACCGATGAAATGAAGGCATTCAAAGCTTATTACAAGCTCCGCCTTGAACGCACAAACAAGCGTCATTATGGTGCTAGGCTCAAGAAGGCTGCTGAGGCAGAAAAAGAAGACAAAAAGTGATGACCTTAAGAATTGATATTCTATTCATATAGTAGTTGTTTCAAgacaattttgtttgaaaatagcTTTGTTAAGAACATGCCAAGTCTGAATCATGGATTTCTTTGCTTACCATTATTGTGTTCTGTTCCTCTGGTTTGTATGTTGAACAAGTACTTGTGTTTTATCTGGATTTTGCAGCCGTGTTTATTTTATTCATGCATTTTCCTATGTTTTCTTTATCCAccttaattttatttagaagagTAACATGGCGGAAAATATCCCACTCTAGAAGAGTAACATCCAATTGTTGCTGTCAAATAACACTTCTTgcgttaatttaattaaatgtgtACGCAAGTTTGTTTTATCTCCAATTTTTTTGCATTTGATAAACATCTTAATTATTGatgatatatgatttttataaaataaatcaactacCTAGCATGattttaatcttataaaataatactttaGTATTTAGAGTAATTTctcttaatttatatttgatagtTTAGCTATAAACTCTAAGTTAGACCGATTAtgtaatatcataaattttataataaattattatttttagttaaatatgattttaaataattaatttaatatcaaaactattttaaaatatataatgataaattttttgattaatttttgttatataggtaCTTTTTATGaggtgctagttttataaattataaatataatatttttaaaataatagtattttagtgtaatatattttaaaaaaaaagattttatgcgatgtGTATATATACGTACCCaattaaatgtaatatttttatgtattttgatgttaagtatgtatttattatgttttagtaattaatatattgtgttgatgttatatttattttataatttcaactaTTTCCTAATGAtcgtaatattttaatttgagtatttgaaaaaataagtattattatagggattaCTTTGAATATGaggattttgattattaatatattttaagagataaattaatttgattacttcattttataaaatattgcttttgaaatattagtaatatgtaggtaattaaattatgtttttaaaaaaaagtattaaaaaaatagttttgataattgtttgttttatttaaaaataaaaataaatagaagaaagaagTAAAACTTGTTTTATGAATTAGACAcatatttaagagtaaaatctaattaaataataaaagaatattaattgaaaataacaacAATGATGGGCAGGAGAAAAAGAGAGTAGATACTAAATAGGGCACCCGCATcgagagaaaaagaagaaaattgatattgtttatCGATGACTTTCCCAAAAAAATTTCTTCCTTTTCGTctaaattttagtattttgttttactcatttagctattcaattaaacacaattttctagatttttaacaatcccaatttctctctaaaatacccgacttctccatTTACataattcgttattttgcaccgttcttttTCACCGTAAGtttgatttgagtgaaaccaacgccaaaacaatCTCGTGAAAaatggctatattatccactcattggttttctgatttatagTAATTTTCGTTGaccgaattttgaaatttaatttttagagtattttctcataatttactTTTggcgtttacccataaactgtcgagttagatcgattgaaggacaaaaagttAAAGAACAAATATTGTTTGCTTGTGGAATCGTACTCGTGTGttaaagcgtcgaaataaggtaaaggGTGATAAAACGTTTGAATTCaagagtataatatattgttagATGAACGGAAAAACCATATTTCCAAACGATTCATTCGAGGTTTGCTTCGTACAAAGGTAGCTCTTTGAGAGATAAGCTAATTAATATGAAGTatgagaattgtgagattaaaatgtgaaatagaaatgtttataaggtgatgatttaatttttgatacttatgtggtagttgatatttgtcattattgtgatgttggatgttgaatgaaattatgtgcatatgtttgattagatgaaattatgtgatgtgataataaaagatggatgcatggtaAGATATATGTTtacgtgatgataatgatgatttttgattgatgatagtgatgattatgtatgattaatgatattataaattttgatgagaatattgaagtacccaaTAGTTGATTAGATAGTGATGATTCCTAAAGacgatgctcttaatggagtagtctaagctaatgaggagagaaaataaatattgagaatttgtcaAGTGGAAACTATTTTGTTAACATATAGGTAgagcctgacaagcctagtgattccgaggaagtacaactgaatgagtctgatcgtggcggtctactgttgagACTTAAGGAAAGATTGTTAGACCAttgaggtattcgggtggagaaTTCTTAGGTGACTTGGaagtagcactccaaatgtcgggagctaccatgcaacacacatttaagtcgactgtcacatatatgtgtctcaggttaagttgagggga
The genomic region above belongs to Cicer arietinum cultivar CDC Frontier isolate Library 1 chromosome 4, Cicar.CDCFrontier_v2.0, whole genome shotgun sequence and contains:
- the LOC101508670 gene encoding large ribosomal subunit protein eL13z — its product is MVKHNNVIPNEHFRKHWQNYVKTWFNQPARKTRRRLARQKKAVKIFPRPTAGPLRPLVHGQTAKYNMKLRAGKGFSLEELKAAGIPKKLAPTIGIAIDHRRRNRSLEGLQANVQRLKTYKAKLVVFPRRARKTKAGDSTPEELANATQVQGSYLPVVREKPTVELVKITDEMKAFKAYYKLRLERTNKRHYGARLKKAAEAEKEDKK